The proteins below come from a single Paracoccus sp. SCSIO 75233 genomic window:
- the rplQ gene encoding 50S ribosomal protein L17: MRHARGYRRLNRTHEHRKALFANMAGSLIEHEQIKTTLPKAKELRPIVEKLITLAKRGDLHARRQAAAQLKQDAHVAKLFDELGARYKDRQGGYVRVLKAGFRYGDMAPMAIIELVDRDPNAKGAADRARLEAEDAAED; encoded by the coding sequence ATGCGTCACGCACGCGGCTATCGCCGCCTTAACCGTACCCACGAGCACCGCAAGGCGCTCTTCGCCAACATGGCCGGCTCGCTGATCGAGCATGAGCAGATCAAGACCACGCTGCCCAAGGCCAAGGAACTGCGCCCGATCGTTGAAAAGCTGATCACGCTTGCCAAGCGCGGCGATCTGCATGCCCGCCGTCAGGCTGCCGCTCAGCTGAAGCAGGATGCGCATGTCGCCAAGCTGTTCGATGAACTGGGCGCCCGCTACAAGGACCGTCAGGGCGGCTATGTCCGGGTTCTGAAAGCCGGTTTCCGTTATGGCGACATGGCCCCGATGGCGATCATCGAACTGGTTGACCGCGATCCGAACGCCAAGGGTGCCGCCGACCGCGCCCGGCTTGAAGCCGAGGATGCTGCCGAGGACTGA
- the crcB gene encoding fluoride efflux transporter CrcB: protein MMNPFLQVALGGAIGASARYGVYRLIPVHGPGFPVATGVVNILGSFVMGVLAVLMAERLGNHYAPLLLTGVLGGFTTFSAFSLDALTLWERGQAGGAAIYIVASVVLSLAAVIAGLAVGRGIWA from the coding sequence ATGATGAACCCGTTTCTGCAAGTGGCGCTCGGTGGCGCAATCGGTGCTTCGGCGCGCTATGGTGTCTATCGGCTGATCCCGGTCCACGGGCCCGGGTTTCCGGTCGCGACCGGCGTGGTGAATATCCTCGGCAGCTTTGTGATGGGCGTGCTGGCCGTGCTCATGGCTGAGCGGTTGGGCAATCACTATGCGCCGCTTCTGCTGACCGGGGTGCTGGGCGGCTTCACCACCTTCTCGGCCTTCTCGCTCGACGCGCTGACCTTGTGGGAGCGGGGACAGGCGGGCGGGGCAGCGATCTATATCGTGGCCTCCGTCGTTCTGTCGCTGGCTGCTGTCATTGCCGGGCTGGCCGTTGGCCGGGGGATCTGGGCATGA
- a CDS encoding replication-associated recombination protein A, with translation MADLFDTAEGRGFPQKDAAIRSAPLADRIRPRTLSEVIGQGKILDRDGPLGAMLAAGSLSSLILWGPPGVGKTTIARLLADETDLAFVQISAIFSGVPELRKVFEAAKLRRQTGGGTLLFVDEIHRFNKAQQDSFLPHMEDGTILLVGATTENPSFELNAAVLSRAQVIVLERLSLADLELLAQRAEKEFGRPLPLTGPAREALLEMADGDGRAALNLIEQVMAWKISDPLGPDALSARLMKRAAKYDKSGDEHYNLISALHKSVRGSDPDAALYWLGRMLEGGEDPRYLARRITRMAVEDIGLADPAAQRHCLDAWALYERLGSPEGELALAQAVIYLALAPKSNAGYVAYKAARAEAKKTGSLMPPAHILNAPTKLMKEQGYGAGYAYDHDAEEGFSGQNYFPEGMKRPVLYAPVERGFERELKKRLEWFTQQRLKRGG, from the coding sequence ATGGCCGATTTGTTCGATACAGCAGAAGGGCGGGGTTTCCCCCAAAAAGACGCCGCAATCCGGTCCGCACCACTGGCGGACCGGATCAGGCCGCGAACCCTGTCCGAGGTCATCGGGCAGGGTAAAATTCTGGATCGCGACGGCCCGCTCGGCGCGATGCTTGCGGCGGGCAGCCTGTCGTCGCTGATCCTGTGGGGACCGCCGGGGGTCGGCAAGACAACGATTGCGCGATTGCTGGCGGATGAGACCGATCTGGCCTTCGTGCAGATCAGCGCGATTTTCTCCGGCGTGCCGGAGCTGCGCAAGGTGTTCGAGGCAGCGAAGCTGCGCCGTCAGACGGGCGGCGGGACGCTGCTTTTCGTCGACGAAATCCACCGTTTCAACAAGGCGCAGCAGGACAGTTTCCTGCCGCATATGGAGGACGGCACGATCCTGCTGGTCGGGGCCACGACCGAAAACCCGAGCTTTGAACTCAATGCCGCTGTCCTGTCCCGCGCGCAGGTGATCGTGCTGGAGCGGCTGTCGCTGGCCGATCTGGAATTGCTGGCGCAGCGGGCGGAGAAGGAATTCGGGCGCCCGCTGCCGCTGACCGGCCCGGCGCGCGAGGCGCTTCTGGAGATGGCGGATGGCGACGGGCGGGCGGCGCTGAACCTGATCGAGCAGGTGATGGCGTGGAAGATCAGCGATCCGCTCGGCCCCGACGCGCTGTCGGCGCGGCTGATGAAGCGGGCGGCGAAATACGATAAGTCGGGGGATGAGCATTACAACCTGATCTCGGCCCTGCATAAATCGGTGCGCGGCAGCGACCCGGATGCGGCGCTCTATTGGCTGGGCCGGATGCTGGAGGGGGGCGAGGACCCGCGTTATCTCGCCCGCCGCATCACCCGTATGGCGGTCGAGGATATCGGCCTTGCCGATCCGGCGGCGCAGCGGCATTGCCTGGATGCCTGGGCGCTTTATGAGCGGCTTGGCAGCCCCGAGGGTGAGCTGGCGCTGGCGCAGGCGGTGATCTATCTGGCGCTCGCGCCGAAATCCAACGCGGGCTATGTGGCCTATAAGGCCGCGCGGGCCGAGGCGAAGAAGACCGGCAGCCTGATGCCGCCTGCCCATATCCTGAACGCGCCGACCAAGCTGATGAAAGAGCAGGGCTATGGCGCGGGCTACGCCTATGACCACGACGCCGAGGAAGGTTTCAGCGGGCAGAATTATTTCCCCGAGGGGATGAAGCGCCCGGTGTTGTATGCCCCCGTGGAACGCGGCTTCGAGCGGGAGTTGAAGAAGCGGCTGGAGTGGTTCACGCAGCAGAGGCTCAAGCGCGGCGGGTGA
- a CDS encoding DNA-directed RNA polymerase subunit alpha, giving the protein MIHKNWAELIKPTQLDIKTGADATRTATVVAEPLERGFGLTLGNALRRVLLSSLQGAAITSVQIDNVLHEFSSVAGVREDVTDIVLNLKGVTLKMDVDGTKRLTLSAKGPGEVKAGDIQETAGITILNRDHVICHLDDGAEFNMELTVSNGKGYVAADKNRPEDAPIGLIPVDAIFSPVKRVSYEVTPTREGQVLDYDKLTMKIETDGSLTPEDAVAYAARILQDQLSVFVNFDEPEAARAQSDDDGLEFDPRLLKKVDELELSVRSANCLKNDNIVYIGDLIQKTEAEMLRTPNFGRKSLNEIKEVLSGMGLHLGMDVVDWPPENIEDLAKRFDDQF; this is encoded by the coding sequence AGCTGATCAAGCCGACGCAGCTTGACATCAAGACCGGCGCTGACGCGACCCGCACCGCGACGGTCGTTGCTGAACCGCTGGAGCGTGGCTTCGGCCTGACGCTGGGCAATGCGCTGCGCCGCGTGCTGCTGTCCTCGCTGCAAGGCGCGGCGATCACCAGCGTGCAGATCGACAATGTGCTGCACGAGTTCTCCTCCGTTGCCGGTGTGCGCGAGGATGTGACCGATATCGTCCTGAACCTGAAGGGCGTGACGCTGAAGATGGATGTCGACGGCACCAAGCGCCTGACCCTGTCCGCAAAAGGGCCGGGCGAGGTCAAGGCCGGCGATATTCAGGAAACCGCTGGTATCACCATCCTGAACCGCGACCATGTCATCTGCCATCTCGATGACGGGGCGGAGTTCAACATGGAACTGACCGTCAGCAATGGCAAAGGTTATGTCGCTGCCGACAAGAACCGTCCCGAGGACGCGCCGATTGGGCTGATCCCGGTCGATGCGATTTTCTCGCCGGTCAAGCGGGTCAGCTACGAAGTCACCCCGACCCGTGAAGGTCAGGTGCTGGATTACGACAAGCTGACCATGAAGATCGAAACCGATGGTTCGCTGACGCCCGAGGATGCCGTGGCCTATGCGGCGCGCATTCTTCAGGACCAGCTTTCCGTCTTCGTCAACTTCGATGAGCCGGAAGCGGCCCGCGCGCAAAGCGACGATGACGGTCTGGAATTCGATCCGCGTCTGCTGAAGAAGGTCGACGAACTGGAACTGTCTGTCCGCTCGGCCAACTGCCTGAAGAACGACAATATCGTCTATATTGGCGATCTGATCCAGAAAACCGAAGCAGAAATGCTGCGCACCCCGAATTTCGGCCGCAAATCCCTGAATGAGATCAAGGAAGTGCTGTCGGGCATGGGGCTGCATCTCGGCATGGATGTGGTCGACTGGCCGCCGGAGAATATCGAGGATCTGGCGAAGCGGTTCGACGATCAGTTCTGA
- a CDS encoding RluA family pseudouridine synthase — MSGVQTIRISADEADQRLDRWLKKRFPQLTQGAVEKMCRKGELRVDGGRVKASTRIEAGQEVRVPPLHDAPAPRADTPRISDHDAKMIEAAVIWKDQHIIALNKPPGLPSQGGSGQGDRHVDGLSEALKFGYKEKPKLVHRLDKDTSGVLLLARTDRVARALSEAFRHRSTRKIYWAAVAGVPSPRMGTIRFGLVKAGGHGRGGEGEKMVAVHPRDIQTTEGAKRATTDYAVLDNLAQRASWCALVPITGRTHQLRAHMAELGHPIVGDGKYGGSGQENLGDGWGAQLGGEISRKLHLHARSISFTHPITKAQVHLTAPLPDHMKRTWKTLGWHENDVPADPFEEME; from the coding sequence ATGAGCGGGGTGCAGACCATCCGCATCTCCGCGGACGAGGCGGATCAGAGGCTTGATCGCTGGCTGAAGAAGCGTTTCCCGCAGCTGACCCAGGGGGCGGTTGAAAAGATGTGCCGCAAGGGGGAATTGCGGGTCGATGGCGGGCGGGTCAAGGCCAGTACCCGCATCGAAGCCGGGCAGGAGGTCCGCGTGCCGCCCTTGCACGACGCGCCTGCGCCCAGGGCGGATACGCCGCGTATTTCGGATCATGATGCGAAGATGATCGAGGCGGCGGTGATCTGGAAGGACCAGCATATCATCGCGCTGAACAAGCCGCCGGGGTTGCCGTCACAGGGCGGCTCGGGGCAGGGCGACCGGCATGTGGACGGGCTCAGCGAGGCGCTGAAATTCGGCTACAAGGAAAAGCCCAAGCTGGTTCACCGGCTGGACAAGGACACCTCCGGCGTTCTGTTGCTGGCGCGGACAGACCGCGTAGCGCGCGCTCTGTCAGAGGCGTTCCGGCACCGTTCCACCCGCAAGATCTACTGGGCCGCCGTCGCCGGCGTGCCCAGCCCGCGCATGGGGACGATCCGCTTTGGCCTTGTAAAGGCCGGCGGGCATGGGCGCGGCGGCGAGGGTGAAAAGATGGTCGCCGTGCATCCGCGTGACATCCAGACGACCGAGGGGGCCAAGCGCGCCACCACTGATTACGCAGTTCTGGACAATCTTGCGCAGCGGGCAAGCTGGTGTGCGCTGGTCCCGATCACCGGGCGCACCCATCAGCTGCGCGCCCATATGGCCGAACTGGGCCACCCCATTGTGGGCGACGGCAAATATGGCGGCTCCGGGCAGGAAAATCTGGGCGATGGCTGGGGCGCGCAGCTGGGCGGAGAGATCAGCCGCAAACTGCATCTGCACGCCCGCAGCATTTCCTTCACCCATCCGATCACCAAAGCGCAGGTCCATCTGACCGCGC
- a CDS encoding acyl-homoserine-lactone synthase, whose amino-acid sequence MQTTTISFSNMHSHGELFANVLRARRQSFIVQNNWDLPQAEGMEFDQYDTPASRWVAVHERGEVLAGIRLTPTTARCGIYSYMIRDAQRGILGGSIPQNLLHDEAPVDDLVWESSRVFVSHAVPTNIRRRVHAQLIDGLNQAARELGASRHIGLINASWPRWYRRCGMEGEAMGPVLNFDDGDFQVVATNLTQKLH is encoded by the coding sequence ATGCAGACGACTACGATTTCTTTCAGCAATATGCACAGCCACGGTGAGCTTTTCGCAAATGTACTCCGCGCCCGCCGTCAAAGCTTCATCGTCCAGAACAACTGGGATCTGCCTCAGGCAGAGGGGATGGAGTTCGACCAGTACGATACCCCGGCCTCGCGCTGGGTTGCCGTGCATGAGCGTGGCGAGGTGCTGGCCGGTATCCGGCTGACACCGACAACGGCGCGCTGCGGCATCTACAGCTACATGATCCGCGATGCACAGCGCGGCATTCTGGGCGGCTCGATCCCGCAGAACCTGCTTCATGACGAAGCGCCGGTCGACGATCTGGTCTGGGAATCCAGCCGGGTCTTCGTCAGCCATGCCGTGCCGACCAATATCCGCCGCCGGGTTCACGCCCAGCTGATCGATGGGCTCAATCAGGCGGCGCGGGAACTTGGCGCCTCACGGCATATCGGTCTGATCAACGCAAGCTGGCCCCGGTGGTACCGTCGCTGTGGCATGGAGGGGGAAGCGATGGGGCCTGTGCTCAACTTTGACGATGGCGATTTCCAGGTCGTCGCGACGAATTTGACCCAGAAGCTCCACTGA
- a CDS encoding autoinducer binding domain-containing protein has protein sequence MSSRSEITALVKKLTPLSSTGYYVALHIRFAAPIMKFQTYNPEWLDHYSARAYALRDPMIAWGFSTSGAVRWSALPVPDPFDILGEAARFGMKYGVAVSCGPINSRTIAGLTRDDREYTDSEIDEISNLIRQLHDVTEPPESLTKAQIEALQCIAEGDRHAAAAAKLGITESAFKARLISARERLMARTTAEALQRAKEYRLL, from the coding sequence ATGTCCTCAAGATCAGAGATAACCGCCCTGGTGAAAAAGCTCACCCCGCTTTCGTCGACAGGGTATTATGTTGCGCTTCATATCCGCTTTGCCGCGCCGATCATGAAGTTTCAGACCTATAACCCCGAATGGCTGGATCATTATTCGGCCAGGGCTTACGCATTGCGCGATCCGATGATCGCCTGGGGGTTTTCGACCAGTGGCGCGGTGCGCTGGTCTGCTTTGCCGGTTCCCGATCCGTTTGACATTCTGGGTGAAGCGGCGCGGTTTGGTATGAAGTATGGCGTTGCCGTGTCCTGCGGCCCGATTAACTCGCGGACGATTGCCGGGCTGACCCGCGATGACCGCGAATACACGGATTCCGAGATCGATGAGATCTCGAACCTGATCCGACAGCTCCATGATGTGACGGAGCCGCCGGAGAGCCTGACGAAGGCTCAGATCGAGGCCCTTCAGTGCATCGCGGAGGGTGATCGTCATGCGGCAGCGGCAGCCAAGCTCGGCATAACAGAAAGTGCCTTCAAGGCTCGCCTCATTTCCGCCCGCGAGCGGCTTATGGCCAGAACGACAGCCGAAGCACTTCAGCGGGCGAAGGAGTACCGACTGTTGTAG